The stretch of DNA GGTCACCGATGTCGCGGTGCACAAGCGGCCCGATCTCATGATCCTCGACTGTTCGATGCCGCACAAAGGCGGGATCGAGGCACTGCGCGAGCTGCGCCAGTCGAGCGCGCACGACATGCCGGTGATCATGCTGACCGGCCGGACGGGCAAGTCGGACGAGCGCATCGCGTTCGAAGCGGGCGCGGACGATTATCTGCGCAAACCCGTCGATCCCGACAAGCTGGCGATCTGCGTCGAGACGCTGATCGATCAAGCCCGGGCGGCATGACCGTTTCGACGGCGGCCGATCGCGTGCCGCCCGAATTTCCGCGGGCTGCGGCAATCACCGGGATCATTGCGATCCTGGTGATGACCCTAGGCGCACTGGCTTCGAACTTGTTCGTCAGCGACCGGACCCGCGCGATCGTCGACGTGCAGTATGAAGTGTTCGAAGCGGCCGAGGAACTGGCGCGGGCTCAACTCGCCAACGATGCAGCGCTGGCGTTGGCTGTCGCCTCCGCCAACCCCGACGATACGGCGCGGTATGATGAACGCGTGCGCGAACTGCGGGATGCGCGGCGGCGGCTGGAAGAAGCGATCCGCTTGCCCGAAAACCGGATCGCCTTTGCGGAGATGGATGCGGTCTCGCGGCACCTGGAGGCCGAAAACCGGCACGTCCTCGATCTGGTGCGCAGTGGCGACCGCGGCGCCGCCGAAGCGCGCATGAGAAGCACGGAAATTCGCTCGCTGCGGGCGGAAACCGCCCGCGTGCAGGAGGAAATCTACGCACGTTCGCGCCGCCATACCTCCAGCCTGCGCGACGCGGTGGGCAACACGCTCGATCTCAATCTCTATGCCGCATTGGCGGCGATGCTGCTTCTGGTGGCATGCGGTTTCTTGGTCGCCCGTCCGGCGCGGGACTGGGCTCGCGAATTGAAACGGATGGAGCGCGAGGCGGCATCGCTGGCGGAGGCGCGGAGTCAGTTCGTGGCGGTGATGAGCCACGAGATCCGCACGCCGCTTAACGGTGTGATCGGATTCGCCGACATGCTGCTGACCGACAAAACCCTCAACGAGGAGCAACGGCACCGGGTCGAGATCATCCATTCGGCAGGCGGAATGCTCCTTGGCATCGTCAACGACGTGCTGGATTTCTCCAAGCTGGAGGCGGGGCAGATGCTGGTGGCGGTGGAGGACTTCCCGCTCGAGAGCCTTATCGACAATTGCGTGTCGGTGGTGCGCCCATCGTCCGATGCGAAGAACCTTGCGATCGAGACGCGGATCGATGCGAACCTGCCCGTTTTCCTCCGCGGGGACCGTGGGCGTCTGGCGCAGATCCTCATGAATCTGCTGGGCAATGCCGTGAAATTCACCGCGCGCGGCGGCGTTCGGATCGAGGTTGTGCAGGGTGCCGGAACCGAAGTCCTCTTCCACGTGATCGACACGGGTCCGGGAATTGCGGCGGAGACCCTCGAGCGGTTGTTCGCCCCCTTCACGCAGGCCGATGCGACCGTCGCGCGCGATTATGGCGGCACGGGACTGGGCTTAAGCATCAGCCGTCAGCTGGCACGCGCGATGGGCGGGGACATCGAAGTTTCGAGTATCGAGGGTACGGGAACCACCTTCACGCTGCGCCTTCCGCTCACCCCCGGGACCAACCCGAACGCAGCAGGCGTCGTGGATCATGCCTCCGCCGGCGCGCGCATCCTCTTGGCCGAGGATGTGGCGATGAACCAGGAACTGGCGATGGCGATGCTGTCGTCGATGGGCCATTGCGTCGAGGTGGTGGAGGACGGTGCGGCGGCGCTAGCGGCCATTCGCGCCCGCGATTTCGATCTCGTCTTGATGGATATCCAGATGCCCCACATGGACGGTCTCGCGGCGGCGCGGGCTATCCGTTCGATGCCGGGGCCGCGAGGCAAGGTACCGATCATCGCGCTGACCGCCAACGGCCTTCCCGAACAGGTCATCGCCTATCGAAAGGCTGGAATGGACGGCCATGTCGCCAAGCCGATCCATCGTCCCTCACTTGAGGCCGCGCTGTCGGAGCACTTGGGTTCGGTAGTGTCGGAAAGGCCGAGCGCGGCCCATCCTCAGGACGCACCCCTTTCATTCGAAGAGACGTCCTTCGACGGCGTGCGAAATCTGCTGGGGGACGAACGGGTCGCGGGTCATCTCGAAACGGTGGCGAACAGCTTGCGCGACATCGATGCGGCATCCCCCTCCGATCAGCGAGCCATCGCACACAAGTTGGCCAGTCAGGCCGCGACCCTGGGGCTGCATCGGCTGGCGAGGGCGGCGGCTGCGGTCGAACAGGATCCAAATGGGCGAAATCTGGCCGAGTTGGCGGCCGTGAGCGCAGACGTCGTCGTGGCCCAGTCGCGTCTCGAAATCATCGCCCCGCGGCAGCGCGCCTAAGTCTCCGCAACTAGATTTGCGGGTAGACCTCGCGGAGCGCCTCGAGAAGCACGTCGGGAGTCACCGGCTTGCGGACCACTCGATCGTCGGACAGCACGAAAGTGATTTCACGGCGATCGTAGGCGGTGACGAAAACAAAGGGGATACCCCGCTCGCGGAAGATCTCGGCGATCGGCTCGGACGTCTTGCCGCCGCCGAGGTTCACGTCGAGCAAGGCGGCATCTACCATTTCCTCGCGCGCCGCCTTCTTCGCTTCCTCGAAATGCACGTACGGTCCTGCGACGGAGATGCCCATCGATTCCAGCGTATCCGCCATTTCGAACGCGATCAGAAATTCGTCTTCCACGACGAATACGCGCGGTCTTTCATCAACCATCGAAACCGATTTCCTTGTCCTGCGCCGGCACTAGCATTTCCAAGATCCAGCAGGGTTCATCGCCATGATCATCGATCATGGTGTGTCCGCCGGTCCAAGCTGCAACCCCTGACCGATCACGAAGGTCCTGCGACCGTCGTTTTCATCCAGAGTCAGGGAGGACCGGTTCAGACGTCCGTTCAGCGGACGCGCGGACCGCCGAAGGGGAGGGGCGGGGGAGGCTTGCGATCGCGGCGCGGAAGCTGCGCCTGATAGGCGACGCCGCAATGATCGACACAATAGGGGAAGCCCGGATTGGCCGCCTCGCCGCAGAAGTGAAAATCGCTCTCGCCCGGATGACCCATGGGCCAGCGGCAGATGCGTTCGTTCAGATCGAGAAGCGAGGTCTTGTCCGCAACTTCCTCGGAAGGCTTTTCGGGAATCAGCCGACGCGGCGGTGCGGGCGGAATCGGGGCCTGTTGATCGGAAGGGCCCTGGCGCACGAAACCGCCGGGACCCACACTGCGATACTGCGGCTTTCCACTTCCCGAACCGGACGCGGGCGCCTTCTTGTCGTCGGGTTTCCCCGAACCGGTCGCTTTTTCGGGTTCGGGACGCGCGGCGCGATCGGGGTCGGGAGTGCCGACGGCCTTCTTCGCTTCCTTGGGAACAGCGGGCGCCGCTTTCTTGGGCGCGGCCTTGCTGGCGGCGGGCTTCTTCGCGGCGGCTTTCTTCCTCGGCGCAGCCTTCTTCTTCTCGCCCGCCTTCACCGGGCTGGGGCGCGATTCCAAGCCGAGGCGATGCGCTTTGCCGATGACCGCATTGCGGCTCACTCCGCCCAAATCCTCGGCGATCTGGGACGCGGTCTTTCCCTCCGCCCACATTGCTTTCAGTCGATCGATCCGCTCGTCGGTCCAGCTCACGTTGAAAATGTCTCCGATTGTCTTTGGCGCGCCATGCCCTTAGGCGAGGCGGCGATGGCCCACAACGATAACCCGTCGGGGGGTGAAAACTCCTGGTCGAACGCACCGTATGGCGAACCGTTGCTCGGTACCGTCAACTGGCGCGGTCTTCGTACGCTCTATGTCAAGGAGGTGCGGCGCTTTTTCAAGGTGCAGCTCCAGACGGTGTGGGGTCCGGCGGTCACGACTCTGCTGTATCTGGCAATCTTTACGATCGCACTGGCGCGCGGCGGGCGCGAGGTGCTGGGTGTCCCGTTCACCGATTTCCTGGCGCCGGGGCTGATCGTCATGGGAATGATCCAGGCAGCGTTCGCGAATGCCAGCTTCTCGCTTCTGGTCGGCAAACTGCAGGGGACGATCGTCGATTATCTGATGCCACCTTTGTCGACCATGGAATTATTGATCGGTCTGGTCGGGGCGAGCGTCACTCGCGCCTTCATGGTCGGTGGCGCGGTCTGGCTCGTCATGGCGCTGTGGCCGGGGCTCTCGGTCGTTCCCGACAATCTGCTCGTGGTCCTGTTCTTCGGGCTGATGGGGTCGTTGCTCCTGTCCTTTTTCGGACTGCTGACCAGCTTCTGGGCGGAGAAGTTCGACCATGCGGCAATGGTCACCAACTTCGTGGTGGCGCCGCTGGCGCTGCTGTCCGGGACGTTTTACGCGGTCAGCGCGCTTCCCGAGAGCTTCCAGACGGCAAGCCTCGCCAATCCCTTCTTCTTCGTCATTTCGGGATTTCGCTATGGGTTTATCAGTGTCGCGGACTCGCCGGTGACGACGGGTGCGATCGTGCTCCTGTTGCTCAATCTCGCGCTCTTCTTCCTGTGCTACCGATTGCTGGACCGAGGGTGGAAGATTAAGAGTTAACCGCCGCCCGGTTGCCGCCGTTCACCTCCGTGAACCGCCGATAACAGGCCCATTCAGTCGCGCCTCACCGCGCGGCGATCACAACCGACGCATCGAACGACCCACCATCCTGACAAGGAGTAAGGCGTATGCGTTTCCAGTTTCTCAGCATTGCCGCGATCGCGGGTGCGGGCCTTGCCGCCACGCCCGCTCTGGCCGCGGATGTCGGCGTCAATAATAGCGCGGATCAGCCGTATCGCGGCTATCAGCAGCCGTACCGGGGCGGCGGTTACGACCAGCGGGCCCGGGGATACGCATACGGCAATCAGCATTTCGCCTATCAGAAGGTTCGCGAACTGCAGAACCGCGTCGGACGGATGCGGCAGGACATCGCCTATTTCGCGCAGCAGCGCGCGATCGCGCCGAACGAATATCGCAATCTGCAGCGCCGCGCCGCAAACCTGCAGCAGCGGATCGACCGGATGGCTTATCGAGGCTTGAACCGGAACGAATATCAGCGCGCCGTCAACGGCATTCGCAGTCTCCGGCAGCAGATCCAGCGCGACCTTCGCGACGGCCGCCAGTACGCCAACTACGGCTACGGCTATAATGGACAGCGCGATCGCTACTGGAACGACGACGATCGCTACTACAACGATCGTCGTTGGGATGACCGTCGCTACGATCGTCGGGATCGCGACGATGACGATTGGGACGACGACTGGGACGATTGATCTCGGCATCGCCCTTTCCCCCAAAGGGGCAATGCCGAAGTTGGCGCCGTCACCCTTTCCGATGGGTGGCGGCGCCTTTTCTTTTGTCTTAGGGCTGCCCACATCGAGGCTAGCCCAACATTTTCAGAGGAGTTTTCCATGTCGTTTCCCGCGCTGATGCCGGTCTATCCCCGTTGCGAAGTCCGGCCGGTCAAGGGCGAGGGGCCGTATCTG from Sphingomicrobium sp. XHP0239 encodes:
- a CDS encoding response regulator transcription factor, with the translated sequence MARIIVVDDDELTVDVVRAALEREGHIVGALPDGTSVTDVAVHKRPDLMILDCSMPHKGGIEALRELRQSSAHDMPVIMLTGRTGKSDERIAFEAGADDYLRKPVDPDKLAICVETLIDQARAA
- a CDS encoding ATP-binding protein codes for the protein MTVSTAADRVPPEFPRAAAITGIIAILVMTLGALASNLFVSDRTRAIVDVQYEVFEAAEELARAQLANDAALALAVASANPDDTARYDERVRELRDARRRLEEAIRLPENRIAFAEMDAVSRHLEAENRHVLDLVRSGDRGAAEARMRSTEIRSLRAETARVQEEIYARSRRHTSSLRDAVGNTLDLNLYAALAAMLLLVACGFLVARPARDWARELKRMEREAASLAEARSQFVAVMSHEIRTPLNGVIGFADMLLTDKTLNEEQRHRVEIIHSAGGMLLGIVNDVLDFSKLEAGQMLVAVEDFPLESLIDNCVSVVRPSSDAKNLAIETRIDANLPVFLRGDRGRLAQILMNLLGNAVKFTARGGVRIEVVQGAGTEVLFHVIDTGPGIAAETLERLFAPFTQADATVARDYGGTGLGLSISRQLARAMGGDIEVSSIEGTGTTFTLRLPLTPGTNPNAAGVVDHASAGARILLAEDVAMNQELAMAMLSSMGHCVEVVEDGAAALAAIRARDFDLVLMDIQMPHMDGLAAARAIRSMPGPRGKVPIIALTANGLPEQVIAYRKAGMDGHVAKPIHRPSLEAALSEHLGSVVSERPSAAHPQDAPLSFEETSFDGVRNLLGDERVAGHLETVANSLRDIDAASPSDQRAIAHKLASQAATLGLHRLARAAAAVEQDPNGRNLAELAAVSADVVVAQSRLEIIAPRQRA
- a CDS encoding response regulator, coding for MVDERPRVFVVEDEFLIAFEMADTLESMGISVAGPYVHFEEAKKAAREEMVDAALLDVNLGGGKTSEPIAEIFRERGIPFVFVTAYDRREITFVLSDDRVVRKPVTPDVLLEALREVYPQI
- a CDS encoding GcrA family cell cycle regulator, which gives rise to MSWTDERIDRLKAMWAEGKTASQIAEDLGGVSRNAVIGKAHRLGLESRPSPVKAGEKKKAAPRKKAAAKKPAASKAAPKKAAPAVPKEAKKAVGTPDPDRAARPEPEKATGSGKPDDKKAPASGSGSGKPQYRSVGPGGFVRQGPSDQQAPIPPAPPRRLIPEKPSEEVADKTSLLDLNERICRWPMGHPGESDFHFCGEAANPGFPYCVDHCGVAYQAQLPRRDRKPPPPLPFGGPRVR
- a CDS encoding ABC transporter permease, giving the protein MAHNDNPSGGENSWSNAPYGEPLLGTVNWRGLRTLYVKEVRRFFKVQLQTVWGPAVTTLLYLAIFTIALARGGREVLGVPFTDFLAPGLIVMGMIQAAFANASFSLLVGKLQGTIVDYLMPPLSTMELLIGLVGASVTRAFMVGGAVWLVMALWPGLSVVPDNLLVVLFFGLMGSLLLSFFGLLTSFWAEKFDHAAMVTNFVVAPLALLSGTFYAVSALPESFQTASLANPFFFVISGFRYGFISVADSPVTTGAIVLLLLNLALFFLCYRLLDRGWKIKS